Proteins from a single region of Starkeya sp. ORNL1:
- a CDS encoding sigma-54-dependent Fis family transcriptional regulator — MPDGKGAQLPAAAPRSGSAVDVFAGAPVNLEASWRRCVDRYRFDPTSKQRIVVLSSSELREHCEPFEQTLAAAEEELDYIGGPLSDVGFIASVSNMAGLILHYRTDPDSNVDIERAGSLWGEGIAGTNGVGTCIIERRPTDVQGTQHFFRDFSALSCTSAPILSPDSAMVGVLNFATANPDVDPSTFRLASGLVRRVAERLSNRLFRMAFRDGIILSGRSGTQGPVLFALDREHFIVGANHAARNWLNWQDGALRPAELWTIFDRDPDTLSRVAASGGTISLRRAGRDSLFAIETPSAFAPAPQRPARQSPGAPSPTAPVKPAARSSTPARADAPPNVEECVGSTATARSQFKLLKRVYGRGLPVLILGETGTGKDTLARALHQEGGRAERAFVAFNCAAVPETLIDSELFGYGVGAFTGARREGSPGRLIEADGGTLFLDEIGDMPLVLQTRLLRVLESGEVSPLGSGKTRTIDVQIIAATNQNLKTRVAQGLFREDLYYRLAGVVIQLQPLRDREDFAQLAQRMLDRVAGGEDVRLSEDALARLARHRWPGNARELKFVLQRAAQICEGGWIRPEDLMLDDEVPRGPESAVPDCAPRPAPTARDSIHAAERTAIADALAKCAGDVVKTADALKISRATLYRKMRQHNLRPQRYVDYDLH, encoded by the coding sequence ATGCCTGACGGAAAGGGTGCGCAACTGCCCGCCGCGGCGCCGCGCAGCGGCTCGGCCGTCGATGTGTTCGCCGGCGCCCCGGTCAATCTGGAAGCGTCGTGGCGGCGCTGCGTCGATCGCTACCGCTTCGATCCCACCTCCAAGCAGCGCATCGTCGTGCTCAGCTCCAGCGAGCTGCGCGAACATTGCGAGCCGTTCGAGCAGACGCTGGCCGCGGCAGAAGAGGAGCTGGACTACATAGGCGGCCCGCTGTCCGACGTCGGCTTCATCGCCAGCGTGTCCAACATGGCCGGCCTGATCCTTCATTACCGGACCGATCCCGACAGCAATGTCGACATTGAACGTGCCGGTTCGCTGTGGGGCGAAGGCATTGCCGGCACCAATGGGGTCGGCACCTGCATCATCGAGCGACGGCCGACCGACGTTCAGGGCACCCAGCATTTCTTCCGCGATTTCTCCGCGCTGTCCTGCACCTCGGCGCCGATCCTGTCGCCGGATTCGGCGATGGTCGGGGTGCTCAATTTCGCCACTGCCAATCCCGATGTCGATCCCTCCACCTTCCGTCTCGCTTCCGGCCTGGTGCGCCGCGTCGCCGAACGTCTCAGCAACCGGTTGTTCCGCATGGCGTTCAGGGACGGGATCATCCTGTCCGGGCGCTCGGGCACGCAGGGACCAGTGCTGTTCGCACTGGACCGGGAGCATTTCATCGTCGGCGCCAATCATGCCGCCCGCAACTGGCTCAACTGGCAGGACGGCGCCCTACGGCCGGCCGAGTTGTGGACCATCTTCGACCGCGATCCCGATACGCTCTCCCGCGTCGCCGCTTCCGGCGGCACTATCAGCCTGCGCCGGGCGGGGCGCGACAGCCTGTTCGCCATCGAGACGCCGAGCGCCTTTGCTCCCGCTCCGCAACGCCCCGCCAGGCAATCGCCCGGCGCGCCATCCCCCACCGCGCCAGTGAAGCCGGCCGCGCGCTCCAGCACCCCTGCCCGCGCCGACGCGCCTCCCAATGTCGAGGAATGCGTCGGCAGCACCGCGACGGCACGGAGCCAGTTCAAGCTGCTCAAGCGGGTCTATGGCCGCGGCCTTCCGGTGCTTATCCTCGGCGAGACCGGTACCGGCAAGGACACGCTCGCTAGAGCCCTGCACCAGGAGGGCGGGCGCGCCGAGCGTGCCTTTGTCGCCTTCAACTGCGCGGCGGTTCCCGAGACGCTGATCGACAGCGAGCTGTTCGGCTATGGTGTCGGCGCCTTCACTGGCGCCCGTCGCGAGGGCAGCCCGGGACGGCTGATCGAAGCCGATGGCGGCACCCTGTTCCTCGACGAGATCGGCGACATGCCGCTGGTGCTGCAGACCCGTCTGCTGCGCGTGCTCGAATCCGGCGAGGTGAGTCCGCTCGGATCCGGCAAGACCCGCACCATCGACGTGCAGATCATCGCCGCCACCAATCAGAACCTCAAGACGCGGGTGGCCCAGGGGCTGTTCCGCGAGGATCTCTATTACCGCCTCGCCGGCGTGGTCATCCAGCTCCAGCCGCTCCGGGACCGCGAGGACTTCGCGCAGCTCGCGCAACGCATGCTGGACCGCGTCGCCGGCGGCGAGGACGTGAGGCTCTCCGAAGACGCGCTGGCGCGTCTCGCCCGACATCGCTGGCCCGGCAATGCGCGCGAGCTCAAATTCGTCCTGCAGCGCGCCGCCCAGATCTGCGAAGGCGGCTGGATCCGGCCCGAAGACCTTATGCTTGACGACGAGGTGCCTCGCGGTCCGGAATCCGCCGTTCCGGACTGTGCCCCGCGGCCGGCACCGACCGCACGCGACAGCATCCATGCCGCCGAGCGCACCGCCATCGCCGATGCGTTGGCGAAATGCGCGGGCGATGTGGTGAAGACGGCGGATGCGTTGAAGATCAGCCGCGCCACGCTCTATCGGAAGATGCGCCAGCACAATCTGCGTCCCCAGCGCTACGTCGATTACGACCTGCACTGA